A window of the Torulaspora globosa chromosome 6, complete sequence genome harbors these coding sequences:
- the GAB1 gene encoding GPI-anchor transamidase subunit GAB1 (ancestral locus Anc_7.538) produces the protein MWAREKWVLFACVVTRLLVSLLFPSLQQQLDKSVEFSTPFTSYRSLREGVYMLNNGFQPYNGGVVHQAPLLVAMMSFIESDALVALLYALLDAVVAYQLTCIAQCFAASVDIPIWLPSLLYSFNPLVLLSCVSRSSVIFTNLCISTAVLSALQGEIVVASIAIATAGYMSLYPMLLLIPLLSLFDGKSAKTKAVICSSLTAVSLLALSNVICYRSWDFLEATYGALVRFDKLFPNLGLWWYFFIEMFEAFLPFFKAVFNVVVLSFVGPITLRFYKQPFYAFVLSLGWIVITKPYPTLGDAGFFLSFIPFFKPLYGYLRYSVLSCLLLLHAVLLSPIFYHLWVGLGSGNSNFFYAITLVYALALASTVVDLCWAMLRMDYDQGKPNYTLKITQI, from the coding sequence ATGTGGGCTCGGGAGAAATGGGTGCTGTTTGCATGTGTCGTAACGCGGCTGCTGGTTTCTCTTTTGTTCCCGTCGTTGCAGCAGCAATTGGACAAATCGGTTGAATTCTCGACGCCGTTCACGTCTTATAGATCGCTACGGGAAGGTGTCTACATGCTAAACAATGGGTTTCAGCCTTACAACGGCGGGGTTGTCCATCAGGCGCCTCTGCTGGTGGCCATGATGTCTTTCATCGAGTCGGATGCTCTGGTGGCACTGCTATACGCATTGCTTGACGCTGTGGTAGCGTATCAGCTAACCTGTATAGCGCAGTGCTTCGCGGCGTCTGTGGACATCCCTATATGGCTGCCTAGCCTGTTATACTCGTTCAATCCTCTGGTGCTGTTGTCGTGTGTTAGCAGGTCATCTGTGATTTTTACGAACCTCTGCATATCCACTGCGGTTCTATCCGCCTTGCAAGGCGAGATTGTTGTCGCATCGATTGCTATCGCCACAGCCGGCTACATGTCGCTGTATCCTatgctgctgttgataCCCCTTCTGTCACTGTTCGACGGCAAGAGCGCCAAGACGAAAGCGGTCATCTGCTCCAGTCTGACGGCCGTTTCCCTCCTGGCTCTGAGCAACGTTATTTGCTATCGTAGCTGGGACTTTCTAGAGGCCACCTACGGCGCGCTGGTTAGATTTGACAAGCTTTTCCCAAACCTAGGTCTGTGGTGGTATTTTTTCATTGAGATGTTCGAGGCGTTTTTGCCCTTCTTCAAGGCGGTTTTCAACGTCGTGGTTCTATCCTTCGTCGGTCCTATCACTCTACGTTTCTACAAGCAGCCTTTCTACGCCTTTGTGCTGTCTCTTGGCTGGATTGTCATAACAAAACCATACCCCACGCTGGGTGATGCTggtttcttcctcagttTCATCCCCTTTTTCAAGCCGCTCTACGGATACCTGAGGTACTCAGTGCTCTCCTGCTTGCTGCTCCTGCATGCTGTTCTACTGTCACCCATTTTCTACCATCTGTGGGTCGGCCTGGGCTCGGGCAATAGTAACTTCTTCTACGCTATCACACTGGTCTATGCCCTGGCGCTCGCCTCCACAGTGGTCGACTTGTGCTGGGCTATGCTGAGGATGGATTACGACCAGGGCAAGCCCAACTACACGCTCAAGATAACTCAGATATAG
- the BET2 gene encoding Rab geranylgeranyltransferase BET2 (ancestral locus Anc_7.533), giving the protein MTEELRLLKEKHIKYIEALDKKQDSYEYWLTEHLRLNGVYWGLTALCLMDAENTFDKTQVIDFVLKCYVEATGGFAPFPRHDAHLLTTLSAIQILKTYDSLDILSPDQVKKCIEFVRGNQLEDGSFQGDKFGEIDIRFVYTALSTLSILESLTPEVVEPAVKFILRCYNFDGGFGLCPGAESHAAWAFTSLGALAIVDRLGDLTDEQLNEIGWWLCERQVPEGGLNGRPGKLPDVCYSWWVLASLALINKLEWIDYEKLREYILRCQDEKKGGISDRPDNEVDVFHTLFGIAGLSLMGFEDLKPIDPVYCMPPSVTKTIRKYPYE; this is encoded by the coding sequence ATGACTGAAGAGCTACGgttgttgaaggagaagcaCATTAAGTACATCGAAGCTCTCGACAAGAAACAGGACAGCTATGAGTACTGGTTGACCGAGCATTTAAGATTGAACGGTGTCTATTGGGGGCTGACTGCTTTATGCCTGATGGATGCTGAGAATACATTTGACAAAACCCAAGTGATTGATTTTGTGCTGAAATGCTATGTTGAAGCTACAGGTGGGTTCGCACCTTTCCCAAGACACGATGCACATCTTTTGACTACGTTGTCAGCTATTCAGATTCTGAAGACTTATGATTCACTGGACATCCTCTCACCAGATCAAGTCAAAAAATGCATCGAATTCGTCAGGGGAAACCAGCTAGAGGATGGTTCCTTCCAAGGCGACAAGTTTGGCGAAATCGATATAAGATTCGTCTATACCGCTTTAAGCACCCTCTCGATACTGGAGAGTCTAACGCCCGAGGTTGTGGAGCCAGCCGTCAAGTTTATTCTTCGATGCTATAATTTTGACGGAGGCTTCGGACTGTGTCCTGGAGCAGAGAGCCATGCGGCTTGGGCGTTTACTTCCCTTGGAGCGTTGGCCATTGTGGACCGTTTAGGTGACCTAACGGATGAACAGCTGAATGAGATCGGCTGGTGGTTGTGCGAGCGACAAGTTCCCGAGGGAGGTCTCAATGGCCGTCCCGGTAAACTGCCTGATGTGTGCTACAGTTGGTGGGTTTTAGCGTCGCTAGCTCTTATCAACAAGCTTGAATGGATAGACTACGAAAAGCTTAGAGAGTACATACTGAGATGCCaggatgagaagaaggGAGGCATAAGCGACAGACCAGATAACGAAGTGGATGTCTTCCATACGTTGTTTGGAATCGCGGGTCTAAGTTTAATGGGTttcgaagacttgaagCCAATCGATCCTGTCTATTGCATGCCTCCATCCGTGACGAAGACGATTAGAAAGTATCCATATGAATAA
- the SEC23 gene encoding GTPase-activating protein SEC23 (ancestral locus Anc_7.537), which yields MDFETNEDINGVRFSWNVFPSTRTDANKNVVPVGCLYTPLKEYEELNVAPYNPVVCAGPQCKGILNPYCAIDPRNNSWTCPICNSRNHLPAQYANMTQENMPIELQHTTVEYITNRPVQIPPIFFFVVDITAEQENLDALKESIATSLSLLPPNAYVGLITYGNVVQLHDLSSQGIDRCNVFRGDREYQLEQLVEMLTGQRPSSSIGAMPNAKITPFSLNRFFLPLEQVEFKLNQLLENLTPDQWTVHAGHRPLRATGSALNIASLLLQGCYKNVAARIILFASGPCTVAPGLIVSSELKDPLRSHHDIDSDRASHYKKACKYYNQLAERVAQNGHTVDVFAGCYDQIGMSEMKQLTDSTGGILLLTDAFSTAIFKQSYMRLFAKDEEGYLKMAFNGSMSVKTSKELKLQGLIGHASAVKKSDGNNVSDSEIGIGGTSTWKMSALSPNHTYAVFFEIANTAAATPVVADRPRLAYTQFITNYQHSSGTNRVRVTTVANQLLPFGAPAIAASFDQEAAAVLMARIAVYKAESDDGADVIRWIDRTLIKLCQKYADYNKDDPSSFRLAPNFSLYPQFTYYLRRSQFLSVFNNSPDETAFYRHIFTREDTTNSLIMIQPTLTSFSMEDDPQPVLLDSVSVKPNTILLLDTFFFILIYHGEQIAQWRKAGYQDDPQYSAFKSLLEEPKLEAAELLVDRFPLPRFIDTEAGGSQARFLLSKLNPSDSYQDASHGGSTIVLTDDVSLQNFMTHLQQVAVSGQT from the coding sequence ATGGATTTCGAGACTAATGAAGATATCAATGGGGTTCGCTTCTCCTGGAACGTGTTTCCTTCTACCAGGACAGACGCTAACAAGAACGTTGTGCCAGTTGGATGTCTTTACACGCCGTTGAAGGAGTACGAAGAATTGAATGTGGCTCCTTACAATCCGGTAGTTTGTGCGGGTCCACAATGTAAAGGAATTTTGAACCCTTACTGTGCGATTGATCCAAGAAACAACTCGTGGACATGTCCGATCTGTAATTCCAGAAACCATTTACCTGCCCAATACGCGAATATGACGCAGGAGAACATGCCGATTGAGCTGCAGCATACCACCGTAGAGTATATCACGAACAGACCTGTGCAGATTCCTccgattttcttcttcgtgGTTGACATTACCGCAGAACAGGAAAACCTGgacgctttgaaagagagcaTTGCGACATCTTTGTCACTGTTGCCTCCAAATGCGTACGTGGGTTTGATCACGTATGGTAACGTTGTGCAGTTACATGACTTGTCGAGCCAGGGTATCGATAGATGCAACGTGTTCAGAGGCGACAGGGAATACCAGTTGGAGCAGCTTGTTGAAATGTTGACTGGCCAAAGACCAAGCAGTTCTATAGGTGCCATGCCTAATGCGAAGATCACTCCGTTCTCGTTGAACAGGTTTTTTTTGCCATTGGAGCAGGTAGAGTTTAAGTTGAACCAATTACTGGAAAATCTCACTCCAGACCAATGGACGGTGCATGCAGGACATAGACCTTTGAGGGCGACAGGTTCAGCGTTGAATATCGCGTCTTTGTTGTTACAAGGCTGCTACAAAAATGTTGCCGCTAGGATTATTCTCTTTGCTTCGGGTCCTTGCACAGTAGCTCCTGGTCTTATTGTTTCAAGTGAGTTGAAAGATCCTCTGAGGTCCCACCATGACATTGACTCCGATCGTGCTAGTCATTACAAGAAGGCCTGCAAGTATTACAACCAGTTGGCTGAAAGAGTGGCTCAAAACGGCCATACTGTGGATGTCTTTGCCGGTTGTTATGATCAAATCGGCATGTCTGAGATGAAACAATTGACGGATTCGACCGGTGGTATCTTACTGCTGACTGATGCTTTCTCAACAGCGATTTTCAAGCAATCATATATGAGATTGTTTGCcaaggatgaagaaggttaTTTGAAGATGGCTTTCAATGGTAGCATGTCTGTGAAGACGAGTAAGGAGTTAAAACTACAGGGTTTGATCGGCCATGCCTCGGCTGTGAAAAAAAGCGATGGAAACAACGTCAGTGACTCGGAAATTGGCATTGGTGGTACATCTACATGGAAGATGTCTGCTTTGTCACCAAATCATACTTATGCAGTATTTTTTGAGATAGCAAACACCGCTGCCGCAACTCCCGTTGTTGCTGACAGACCTCGTTTGGCATACACGCAGTTCATCACCAATTATCAACACTCTTCTGGTACCAACCGTGTTAGAGTGACAACCGTTGCAAACCAATTATTACCATTCGGCGCGCCTGCAATTGCAGCATCCTTCGATCAAGAGGCGGCCGCTGTGCTGATGGCCCGGATAGCGGTTTACAAAGCAGAGTCCGATGATGGTGCTGATGTGATCAGATGGATTGATAGGACGCTGATCAAACTATGTCAAAAGTACGCGGATTATAATAAGGACGATCCATCTTCTTTCAGATTGGCGCCAAACTTCTCTCTGTACCCCCAATTTACTTATTATCTGAGAAGATCGCAATTTCTAAGTGTGTTCAATAACTCCCCTGATGAAACCGCATTTTACAGGCACATTTTCACGAGAGAGGACACGACAAACTCATTAATTATGATTCAACCGACGCTgacttctttctccatGGAGGACGACCCCCAGCCAGTCCTGCTTGACTCTGTGTCAGTGAAACCCAACACTATCCTGTTGCTAgacaccttcttcttcattttAATATACCATGGTGAGCAGATCGCTCAATGGAGAAAGGCAGGCTACCAGGACGATCCTCAATACTCAGCCTTCAAATCTTTGTTGGAGGAGCCTAAGCTGGAAGCCGCAGAACTGCTGGTTGACAGATTCCCACTTCCAAGATTCATCGACACTGAAGCCGGCGGATCTCAAGCCAGATTCTTGTTATCTAAGCTTAACCCATCCGATAGCTACCAGGATGCCTCCCATGGTGGTTCTACGATTGTTCTGACTGACGACGTTTCATTACAAAACTTTATGACGCATTTGCAACAGGTAGCTGTGAGCGGCCAAACATAG
- the SMX3 gene encoding mRNA splicing protein SMX3 (ancestral locus Anc_7.539) has protein sequence MSDFTPTNPKPFLRDLIDKPIVVTLKFNKTQYKGRLVSTDNYFNVRLRDAEEVVDGKSKGPVGEIFIRCNNVLWIGQDLEQGSAAQSTQQTLE, from the exons ATGTCTGAC TTCACGCCTACAAACCCTAAACCGTTCCTCCGCGACCTGATCGACAAGCCGATCGTCGTCAccttgaaattcaacaagaCACAGTACAAGGGCAGGCTTGTATCCACAGACAACTACTTCAACGTGCGATTGAGGGACGCCGAGGAAGTGGTAGACGGCAAATCCAAGGGCCCCGTCGGAGAGATCTTCATCCGGTGTAACAACGTCCTATGGATAGGCCAAGACCTCGAGCAAGGATCCGCCGCGCAATCCACGCAACAGACCCTGGAATAG
- the DPM1 gene encoding dolichyl-phosphate beta-D-mannosyltransferase (ancestral locus Anc_7.540) has product MSITNSVIVPAYHEKLNIKPLTTRLFAALGNEGSKTTELIFVDDNSQDGSVEEVESLKKQGYNVRIIVRTDERGLSSAVLKGFREAEGEYLICMDADLQHPPESVPKLLDSLRNHAFVIGTRYAPGVGIDKDWPLYRRVISSTARMMARPLTSASDPMSGFFGLQKSYLDRADPRSINSQGFKIALELLAKLPLPANANAALGEVPFSFGVRTEGESKLSGKVIVQYLQQLKELYCFKYGANNLVLFLLFWSILVLYCVYQIYSLLF; this is encoded by the coding sequence ATGTCCATCACCAACTCCGTCATCGTTCCTGCCTACCACGAGAAGCTGAACATCAAGCCATTGACCACCAGACTGTTCGCAGCGCTGGGCAACGAGGGCTCCAAGACGACTGAGCTCATCTTTGTTGACGACAACTCGCAGGATGGATCGGTCGAGGAAGTCGAGTCGCTCAAGAAACAGGGCTACAATGTCCGCATCATTGTCAGAACTGACGAACGtggtctttcttctgctgttCTCAAGGGCTTCCGCGAAGCCGAGGGCGAGTACCTGATTTGCATGGATGCCGACCTGCAGCACCCACCGGAAAGCGTTCCCAAGCTCCTCGACTCGCTCAGAAACCACGCTTTCGTCATCGGCACCCGCTACGCCCCAGGCGTCGGCATCGACAAGGACTGGCCTCTCTACCGCAGAGTCATCTCCTCCACGGCTAGGATGATGGCAAGACCATTGACCTCCGCGTCAGACCCCATGAGCGGCTTCTTTGGTCTGCAGAAATCCTACCTCGACAGAGCGGACCCCAGAAGCATCAACTCCCAGGGTTTCAAGATCGCCCTCGAGCTCCTCGCCAAGCTTCCACTCCCAGCCAACGCCAACGCGGCGCTCGGTGAAGTTCCCTTCTCGTTTGGTGTGAGAACAGAGGGTGAATCGAAGCTCTCAGGCAAGGTCATCGTTCAGTATCTACAGCAGCTCAAGGAGCTCTACTGCTTCAAGTACGGCGCAAACAACCTAGTGTtgttcttgctcttctggTCCATCTTGGTGCTCTACTGCGTCTATCAGATCTACTCCCTTCTCTTTTAG
- the AOS1 gene encoding E1 ubiquitin-activating protein AOS1 (ancestral locus Anc_7.536) yields the protein MASVPDSRKNEQLSEEEIALYDRQIRLWGMAAQARMRSARVLLINLGSIGTEITKNVVLSGLGSLTILDNQRVTEEDLSSQFFVGQSDVGSYRLDAARSRVLEMNPRVQINFDTDSFESKEMSYFSGFDLVLGTQMSRDGMIRLNKITRHYGIPLYMAGCNGLFAYIFIDLIQFDAEERKLKSSNATSLGKTSANTEIVGVEDQRQEEGETKYYEIITTRNYFKTFEDVLRTASLAGKLNRRQMKRVSSAVPLTFALFSNKQCQTSGELKREALLACQQLQIPESVLKDSYVEQFFEQAGVEFSPVAAIIGGAVAQDVINILGKRQAPLNNFVVLDGITLDMPILEV from the coding sequence ATGGCATCGGTACCGGACTCGCGAAAGAATGAGCAGctcagcgaagaagagattgcaCTTTATGATAGGCAGATAAGACTATGGGGAATGGCTGCGCAGGCCCGAATGCGATCGGCGAGAGTGCTGTTGATTAACTTGGGTTCTATTGGTACTGAGATCACCAAGAATGTAGTGCTGAGCGGTCTCGGGTCACTCACAATATTGGACAATCAAAGGGTTACTGAGGAAGATCTTTCGAGCCAGTTCTTTGTTGGTCAGTCTGATGTTGGATCGTACAGGCTTGATGCTGCCAGAAGCCGTGTATTGGAGATGAATCCCAGAGTACAAATCAATTTTGACACAGATTCTTTTGAATCCAAGGAAATGAGTTACTTCAGCGGATTTGATCTCGTTCTAGGAACCCAGATGAGTCGCGATGGAATGATACGCCTAAACAAGATAACAAGACATTATGGAATTCCGCTGTATATGGCGGGCTGTAATGGGTTATTTGCATATATCTTCATTGATCTGATCCAATTTGATGCTGAGGaaagaaagctgaagagctcCAACGCTACCAGTTTGGGCAAGACCTCAGCCAATACGGAAATTGTGGGTGTCGAGGACCAGCGGCAGGAAGAGGGCGAGACGAAATACTACGAGATAATCACCACTCGCAACTATTTCAAGACATTCGAAGATGTGTTGCGGACGGCAAGCTTGGCTGGTAAATTAAATCGTCGCCAAATGAAGAGAGTTTCCAGTGCCGTACCGTTGACGTTCGCTCTTTTCTCCAATAAACAATGTCAAACTAGTGGAGAATTGAAGCGTGAAGCATTATTGGCATGTCAACAGTTACAGATACCAGAGAGTGTGCTGAAAGACAGCTATGTGGAGCAGTTTTTCGAGCAAGCTGGGGTCGAGTTTTCTCCTGTTGCTGCCATCATCGGAGGTGCTGTCGCTCAAGATGTAATAAATATTTTAGGGAAGAGACAAGCGCCGTTGAACAACTTCGTCGTTCTTGATGGTATTACTCTTGATATGCCGATACTTGAAGTTTGA
- the PRP4 gene encoding U4/U6-U5 snRNP complex subunit PRP4 (ancestral locus Anc_7.534): MADQRGIAYEDLEIQIDDKPNKDGVNVQETLRRLHFQTDQRYHQVPTEDLEVRRLLRLLREPESTAGENEYARRGRLIELLVSNKAHMNTFEATLLDKQSIAEGSDTYEDEEDEEFYTPARQELIKARKFLVGFSIHNARKRLKRETQDAISFDMKREIKERRNLAQRLKNLALAGSQVASTRPISHVRLSPDDCYAAIGSWDGSLKTISTKNLEVLSVVEQAHNGKVGEVDWNATGDLLATGGEDGQVKLFSAAAGELRPTIAFEGHERRVAGTKFHPSGKYVASCSFDKTWRLWDIQTQQELLLQEGHSREVYCIAFHSDGALLCSGGFDCTPVAWDIRSGKSVMSLAGHMKPVYSVDWSPNGYHLATAGGDGTVNVWDVRKSTQAQTILAHDSTVSVVRFNKLNGKFLMSGSYDKNIKVYSSDNWVNVAVLKGHVDKILTLDIDLNGNMVVSGGWDRSVKLWTQD, translated from the coding sequence ATGGCTGATCAACGTGGCATTGCTTATGAGGATTTAGAGATTCAGATTGACGATAAACCCAATAAGGACGGCGTGAATGTCCAGGAGACGCTTCGGAGGCTCCATTTCCAGACAGATCAGAGGTACCATCAAGTCCCCACAGAGGATCTCGAGGTGAGAAGATTGCTGAGACTACTTCGGGAACCTGAGTCTACTGCGGGCGAGAATGAGTATGCTAGGAGAGGAAGATTGATTGAGCTCCTGGTGAGCAACAAGGCTCACATGAATACATTTGAAGCTACGCTGTTGGATAAGCAATCTATAGCAGAAGGAAGTGACACAtatgaagatgaggaagatgaggagTTCTACACGCCGGCTAGACAAGAGCTTATTAAGGCTAGGAAGTTTCTGGTAGGGTTTTCTATTCACAATGCAAGGAAAAGGCTTAAGAGGGAGACTCAAGATGCCATTAGTTTTGATATGAAGAGGGAAATCAAGGAAAGGCGAAACCTAGCGCAACGTTTGAAGAATCTAGCCCTCGCTGGCTCGCAGGTCGCTTCAACGCGTCCTATCTCCCATGTCAGGCTCTCTCCCGATGACTGTTATGCTGCCATTGGCAGTTGGGATGGCAGTTTGAAAACCATCTCAACCAAGAACCTGGAGGTCCTGAGCGTTGTAGAGCAAGCACACAACGGAAAGGTTGGAGAAGTTGACTGGAATGCAACTGGCGACCTTCTGGCAACCGGAGGCGAAGATGGTCAAGTAAAACTATTCTCAGCCGCCGCAGGAGAGCTCCGACCAACGATAGCTTTCGAGGGCCATGAAAGACGAGTTGCTGGCACCAAGTTTCATCCGAGCGGTAAATATGTTGCCAGCTGCTCTTTTGATAAAACCTGGAGGCTTTGGGATATACAGACGCAGCAGGAACttctgctgcaggaagGGCATAGCAGGGAAGTGTATTGTATAGCTTTTCACTCTGACGGTGCTCTCCTATGTAGTGGTGGGTTCGATTGTACTCCGGTGGCGTGGGACATTCGCTCCGGGAAGAGCGTTATGTCGCTAGCAGGCCATATGAAACCAGTTTACAGCGTAGATTGGTCCCCCAATGGATATCATCTAGCGACTGCTGGCGGTGACGGGACCGTCAATGTCTGGGACGTGAGAAAAAGTACTCAGGCACAGACTATATTGGCTCACGATAGCACTGTTTCCGTGGTGCGGTTCAACAAATTGAATGGTAAATTTCTGATGTCTGGAAGCTATGATAAGAATATCAAAGTTTATAGCAGCGATAATTGGGTCAACGTGGCGGTACTAAAAGGGCACGTTGATAAGATTCTGACCTTGGACATAGACTTGAATGGTAACATGGTTGTGAGTGGTGGTTGGGACAGATCGGTTAAGCTATGGACCCAGGATTGA
- the HDA3 gene encoding Hda3p (ancestral locus Anc_7.535), giving the protein MDLLEILDTKPVPAIVDARTLGIAEDTSGDYWLPTTMCLYQKELTDQIVSLHYSDILRYFETNDYKEDVIVESMKTMCLNSAYVATHPYLLIDHHMPRSLITKDIPGQLAETSGKFTALRDLMNLVQEYETDTAIACRPGRTMDLLEALLLGNKVCIKRYDKHSIKSKQRARSFPCTCHIFPSHGLKLEKNSLKTSGQFDMLICLDPTVDTTNEQIQRILRHKRNPKSSEAVAPIVRLATINSVDHCELYFGKQYQRNSREFLESVTAAVVVLRDRVGILPPDLRPIYSQNLRYLINWLEDPSIPWPLPNVYRVNKYTSMDVERSLLTEVHYSQVEDELDAAFNGKKRGRSKTEKGTGRPADVSSFYSSKRLKNDYTTNPSKQNMAELTGITTADEASHADYHLSSGILTHRLIQSMGQTYVDLAIQTREYRSYIEMDAIQEAHKSTLYDKLSEVEDKVAAIVAKEKDNMLQANRIDDVNENKRQEIQKVEANIERLLGKLSDKAGKFGQLKELYERCSSLADCIDKEKNVSKSKESEQEYTLKECERADCSISDSKAELDAITENSKRLREELNSAFDQSNIERQEIEQRIATMLPAIEIEKAYCKDLNNKLSQIVDQLNSMPQSRLGLLNGKGSSSRRHKNTA; this is encoded by the coding sequence ATGGATCTGCTCGAGATTTTAGACACTAAACCGGTTCCCGCGATTGTGGATGCGAGAACGTTGGGAATCGCCGAAGATACTTCTGGAGACTATTGGCTGCCAACTACTATGTGCCTGTATCAGAAGGAGCTGACAGATCAGATTGTCTCTTTGCATTATTCTGATATTTTGCGATACTTTGAGACCAATGACTACAAGGAAGATGTGATTGTGGAGTCTATGAAAACGATGTGTCTGAATAGTGCATACGTTGCGACTCATCCATACCTACTCATCGATCACCACATGCCAAGGTCGCTGATTACCAAGGACATTCCCGGCCAGCTGGCGGAGACAAGTGGAAAGTTCACGGCTCTGAGAGATCTAATGAACCTTGTTCAGGAGTATGAAACTGACACGGCGATTGCGTGTAGGCCAGGTAGAACGATGGATCTTTTGGAGGCGTTATTGCTGGGAAACAAGGTTTGTATAAAACGATACGACAAGCACTCGATCAAGTCGAAGCAACGGGCTCGTTCCTTCCCCTGTACCTGCCATATCTTTCCCTCACATGGTCTTaaactggagaagaacTCGCTTAAAACATCGGGCCAGTTTGATATGCTGATTTGCCTTGACCCAACGGTGGATACGACAAACGAACAAATACAGCGCATTTTGCGTCACAAGAGGAACCCAAAAAGCTCTGAAGCGGTCGCGCCAATTGTAAGGTTGGCCACAATCAACTCGGTAGACCACTGCGAGCTCTACTTTGGCAAACAGTATCAAAGGAACAGTAGAGAGTTTTTGGAAAGCGTCACTGCCGCGGTGGTTGTTTTGCGGGACAGAGTCGGAATCCTGCCGCCAGATTTGAGGCCTATATACTCTCAGAATCTGAGGTATCTGATAAACTGGTTAGAAGACCCTAGTATTCCTTGGCCCTTGCCCAACGTATATCGCGTGAACAAGTACACCTCTATGGACGTCGAAAGATCATTGCTAACAGAGGTGCATTACAGCCAGGTCGAAGATGAACTAGATGCTGCATTTAATGGAAAGAAACGTGGACGCAGTAAGACTGAAAAAGGCACTGGAAGGCCAGCGGATGTTTCATCTTTTTATTCCTCCAAGAGGTTAAAGAACGACTATACCACGAACCCATCGAAACAGAACATGGCAGAGCTAACAGGAATCACTACAGCAGATGAAGCATCACATGCGGACTACCATCTGTCCAGTGGGATTCTTACGCATAGACTTATACAATCAATGGGTCAGACATATGTTGATCTAGCCATTCAAACGAGGGAATATAGGAGTTACATCGAGATGGATGCTATTCAGGAAGCGCATAAAAGTACACTTTACGATAAGCTATCTGAGGTGGAAGACAAAGTTGCCGCCATCGTTGCGAAGGAGAAAGACAACATGTTGCAGGCGAACCGAATTGATGACGTGAACGAGAATAAACGCCAAGAAATACAAAAGGTCGAGGCTAATATTGAAAGATTGTTAGGAAAGTTATCTGACAAGGCCGGTAAGTTTGGgcaattgaaggaactGTATGAGAGATGTAGTAGTTTGGCTGATTGTATTGATAAAGAAAAGAATGTAAGCAAATCTAAAGAATCCGAGCAAGAATACACGTTAAAAGAATGTGAGCGGGCTGATTGCTCAATCAGTGATAGCAAAGCCGAATTGGACGCAATCACTGAGAATTCCAAGCGATTGCGTGAGGAGCTAAACTCGGCGTTCGATCAGTCTAACATTGAAAGgcaagaaattgaacaaagaaTTGCAACCATGTTACCTGCGATAGAGATTGAGAAAGCTTATTGCAAGGATCTCAACAACAAGCTCAGCCAAATCGTTGACCAGCTAAATAGTATGCCACAATCGAGACTTGGTCTTTTAAACGGCAAAGGTAGCAGCAGCAGGCGACATAAGAACACAGCTTAA